From Oryza sativa Japonica Group chromosome 4, ASM3414082v1, one genomic window encodes:
- the LOC4335011 gene encoding uncharacterized protein, producing MASSPFAAAVQGGLALRPVAPRRLSSTSSDVARSGGVAAWRAPRRRRVAAVGDLRPAIDEYPEGILSGEWPENFSLLSYADLRAYLESQIVTTDQMSPTAKLGEVMSRLVQVAMADQRLADIDAFFAAQSGLPVLDEEGRCIGVISKKDKAKASNGLDSTVGEVMSSPAITLTPEKTVLEAAALMLKEKVHRIPVVNEQQQVIGIVTRTDVFKALEASKV from the exons ATGGCGTCCTCGcctttcgccgccgccgtccagggCGGCCTCGCGCTCCGGCCCGTCGCGCCGCGGCGGTTGTCGTCGACGTCGAGCGACGTggcgcggagcggcggcgtggcggcgtggcgtgctccgcggcggcggagggtggcggcggtgggtgacCTGCGCCCGGCCATCGACGAGTACCCGGAGGGGATCCTCTCCGGCGAGTGGCCGGAGAACTTCTCCCTCCTCAGCTACGCCGACCTCCGCGCCTACCTCGAGTCGCAGATCGTCACCACCGACCAG ATGAGCCCGACGGCGAAGCTCGGGGAGGTCATGTCGCGGCTCGTGCAGGTGGCCATGGCGGACCAGAGGCTGGCGGACATCGACGCCTTCTTCGCCGCGCAGTCCGGCCTGCCGGTGCTCGACGAGGAGGGGAGGTGCATCGGCGTCATCTCCAAGAAGGACAAGGCCAAGGCATCCAATGGG TTGGACTCAACTGTTGGAGAAGTCATGTCATCTCCTGCTATAACTCTGACACCCGAGAAGACTGTATTGG AAGCTGCTGCTCTTATGCTCAAGGAGAAGGTTCACAGGATACCAGTCGTGAATGAACAACAGCAAGTGATCG GGATCGTCACTCGCACGGACGTATTCAAGGCTTTGGAGGCCAGCAAGGTGTAG